The DNA region AATAGCCCACCCCGTAGAACAGGGAAATAACAGCTGTCACTGCCTTGGACATCGGGAGCACAATCTGGCTCAGGATCCGCCATTCGCTTGCCCCGTCGATCCGTGCGCTGTCCAGGATCCCGCGGTCTATCCCCATAAAGAAGCCGCGCAGGATGATGATGTTGAACACAGATATGGCACTGGGCAGGATCAGGGCCCAGTAAGTGTTGATCAGGCCGAGGCCGGAGACCAGGAGGAAGGCCGGAATCATACCGGCGCTGAAGAACATGGTCAGCAGCAGGATGAACAGGAGCGGCGTATGGGCAAAGGAGCCCGGCCGTGACAAGCCGTACGCGCAGAGCACCGAGACCACCACGCTGAGCAGGGTCCCCACGACGGTGACGCCCACGCTCACCAGCACCGCCCTGGTGACCACGCCGCCGCTCAGGATCTGGCGGTAGGCATCCAGACTGATTTCCCCGGGCACAACCACCATTCCGCCGGCTGCGATGATGGTGCCTTGGGAGGAGAGGCTGGTGAGGACGATTGAGTATAACGGCCCGAGGACGGCGAGGACCGCAAGGGTGAGCACGGCCGCTTTACCGATCTTCGCCGCCGGGCCCGGCTCCTCCTCCCACGCTGGCCTGGACGACTTCTTGCGGCGCAATGCCGCTGCACCTGTTGCTGCCGGTTTGGTGATTGTGCTCATGACTTTGAGTACACCCCGCTCTCTCCGAATTTGTGGGCCAGCTTGTTGGCACCCAGAATGAGTGCAAGCGATACCACGCCCTTGATCAGGCCGGCCGCCGCGGCATAGCCCCAATCGCCGTTACGAATGCCCGTGTAGTACACAAAGGTGTCCAGGACCTCGGATGCTTGCGCGCCCACGGCGTCGCGTTGCAGGATCAGCTGTTCGAAGCCCACGGACAGGGCATCACCCAGGCGAAGGATCAGCAGCAGGATGACGACGCTGCGCAGCCCGGGAAGCGTCACGTGCCAGATCCGGTGCCAGCGGTTCGCTCCGTCGACGGCCGCTGCCTCGTACTGCTCCTGATCGATTGCGCTGAGGGCGGCCAGGAACACGATGATTCCCCAGCCGGCGTCCTTCCAGATTGCCTGCGAGGTAATCAGGAACAGGAAAGTGTCCGGGTTGGTCATGATGTCCACGGCCTGCCAGCCCTGGGCCCGCAGGCTTTGACTCAGGAGGCCTGCCCCACCGAGCACCTGCTGGAAGACAGACACCACCAGCACCCAGGAAAAGAAGTGCGGCAGGTAGACGATGGCCTGGATGGTGGAACGCAGTGCCGGGGACAGCAAGGAGTTGAGCAGCAGCGCCAGCATAATGGGGATGGGGAAAAAGAAGATCAACTGGAAGGCCGTAATCACCAGGGTGTTCGTCACGGCGAGCCAGAAGGCCTGGTCTCCCAGGACGCGAGCGAAGTTGTCGAACCCTACAAACGGGCTGTCAGGGATGCCCACGAAGGGTGAGTAGTCCTGGAACGCCACAATGTTGCCGATCATCGGGATATAGGCGAAGACCAGGAGCAGGGCGATGGCTGGCAAGGTCATCAGCACCAGGGATTTGTCCCGCCGCAGCCTGGTGCGCAGGCCCGCTCTCTTGCGGATTGCGGGGATGCCCTCTTGGCGGGCGCCGTCCGGTTGGCCCGGGCGATAGCCGCCTCGTGCCGGAACGGCCGGAGCGGTCAGGGTGGATTCGGAGGTGGTCATGGCCGGCGTCCTAGGCATTCAGGAATCCTGCGTAGAACTCACGCAGTTCATCTCCGCCGTTTTTCTTCCAGGTGGCGACGGCTGCATCAAGGTCCGACATGCTCTTGCGACCGCGGAGGATGTCCTTGGAAAGGTCATCGAACGGTTTCTTCAGGGAGCCGAATTTGCTGGGCTCCTGGATCTGCAGGCCGTAGAAGAGGGGGTCAACCACGTACGGGGCCTGGCGGATTTCCCAGTCCGTCTTGGCCTTCACGTAGCCGGGGTACTGGACCTGGTTGTTCACCACAGCGGAGTTCACCAGGAACGCATACGTGCTGGTGACTTCCGCCGTGCCCTTGGCCGTGGCCTGCGGAACGTTCTGTGCGTCGAGCGTGTAATGGATGCCTTCAACGCCGTTGACGATCAGCATGTTCTCCTCCGTGCCGAAGGGAGCGGCCGCAAAGTTGGCCAGGGCCAGCATTTCCT from Arthrobacter pascens includes:
- a CDS encoding carbohydrate ABC transporter permease, with the protein product MSTITKPAATGAAALRRKKSSRPAWEEEPGPAAKIGKAAVLTLAVLAVLGPLYSIVLTSLSSQGTIIAAGGMVVVPGEISLDAYRQILSGGVVTRAVLVSVGVTVVGTLLSVVVSVLCAYGLSRPGSFAHTPLLFILLLTMFFSAGMIPAFLLVSGLGLINTYWALILPSAISVFNIIILRGFFMGIDRGILDSARIDGASEWRILSQIVLPMSKAVTAVISLFYGVGYWNAFFNAVLYINDSAMNPLQVVLRSYVLQGVMIPGQIAVGQGAAPSLALQMAVLVVAVVPILMVYPLVQKHFTKGVMIGAVKG
- a CDS encoding ABC transporter permease, giving the protein MTTSESTLTAPAVPARGGYRPGQPDGARQEGIPAIRKRAGLRTRLRRDKSLVLMTLPAIALLLVFAYIPMIGNIVAFQDYSPFVGIPDSPFVGFDNFARVLGDQAFWLAVTNTLVITAFQLIFFFPIPIMLALLLNSLLSPALRSTIQAIVYLPHFFSWVLVVSVFQQVLGGAGLLSQSLRAQGWQAVDIMTNPDTFLFLITSQAIWKDAGWGIIVFLAALSAIDQEQYEAAAVDGANRWHRIWHVTLPGLRSVVILLLILRLGDALSVGFEQLILQRDAVGAQASEVLDTFVYYTGIRNGDWGYAAAAGLIKGVVSLALILGANKLAHKFGESGVYSKS